One genomic window of Haliotis asinina isolate JCU_RB_2024 chromosome 4, JCU_Hal_asi_v2, whole genome shotgun sequence includes the following:
- the LOC137280825 gene encoding LOW QUALITY PROTEIN: uncharacterized protein (The sequence of the model RefSeq protein was modified relative to this genomic sequence to represent the inferred CDS: substituted 2 bases at 2 genomic stop codons), with product MDFSGKRKRSAFQKRERKRTVKDLLDQVKESIPHADTGSNTPTAILYEEVTSHYTYQETVKQKRNSKACQTSKRDCAHKRSVRIQASPHVKTKEKHDDDVLLTDKSYLTRNSNEVKSSDAMEKDGFKKTQEHLQTEGLTLGTLVTDRHPHIQKFVRETMPAVSHFFDVWHVAEGLRKKLDALAKEKDCDALSPWIKSIINHLYWCAASTPPGAPQLMLEKXRSVINHIXNIHVGHGARFIECRHPLEGSTKVAEKLGLLLEKPLLLKDIKKISPQYQTSAVESFHRVIINFAPKMIGFSYMGMICLSALHFNENGSRPQAHDEKWRAKVQNCI from the exons ACTGTCAAAGACCTACTTGATCAAGTGAAGGAAAGCATTCCTCATGCAGATACTGGCAGTAATACCCCTACAGCTATACTTTATGAAGAGGTCACCAGCCATTACACTTACCAG GAGACAGTCAAACAGAAAAGAAATTCGAAGGCATGTCAGACTTCCAAGAGGGATTGTGCCCATAAAAGATCTGTTCGGATTCAAGCTAGTCCTCATGTGAAGACAAAGG AAaagcatgatgatgatgtcttgCTAACTGACAAGTCTTACTTGACCAGAAAT TCAAATGAAGTAAAAAGTTCCGATGCTATGGAAAAGGATGGGTTCAAGAAGACTCAAGAGCATTTGCAGACAGAGGGCTTGACACTTGGCACATTGGTAACAGACCGCCACCCTCATATACAAAAGTTTGTGAGAGAGACCATGCCAGCAGTCTCTCACTTTTTTGATGTGTGGCACGTGGCTGA GGGTCTAAGAAAGAAACTGGATGCTTTAGCCAAGGAGAAAGACTGTGACGCACTAAGCCCTTGGATCAAAAGTATCATTAACCACCTTTACTGGTGTGCCGCGTCTACCCCTCCAGGAGCTCCACAGCTAATGTTAGAGAAGTGACGCTCAGTTATCAACCACATTTAAAACATTCATGTAGGTCATGGAGCAAGGTTTATTGAATGCCGGCATCCCCTGGAAGGAA GCACCAAAGTTGCAGAGAAGCTTGGCCTTCTCCTAGAAAAGCCACTGCTCTTGAAAGACATCAAGAAGATCTCACCACAATATCAAACATCAGCTGTGGAAAGCTTCCACCGGGTGATTATTAACTTTGCCCCCAAGATGATAGGTTTCTCCTACATGGGCATGAT cTGTCTCTCAGCATtgcattttaatgaaaatgggtCCCGACCTCAAGCTCATGATGAAAAATGGAGAGCCAAAGTTCAGAATTGCATATAA